Sequence from the Actinomyces slackii genome:
CCGCTGAGCTCCTCGGCCGGCTCAATGCCCATACGCCGCAGGATGCGGTTGGCCGTGTTGTTGAGCACCACGATGAGGGGCTTGAGCAGGGTGGTGAAGCCCATCATGAACGGTGAGACCAGGCCGGCGGCGCGCATGGGGTCGGCCAGGGTGGCGTTCTTGGGGATGAGCTCGCCCAGCACCATGGAGAAGGCGTTGACCACCACCAGGGCGATGACCACGGCCGCCCCCGTGGCCACGGACTGGGCCATCCAGCGGCTCATGAGGTCGCCCAGGAGGCTGGCCAGGGCGGCCTGCATCGTGTAGCCCAGCAGGATGGTGGTCAGGGTGATGCCCACCTGGGCGCTGGACAGGAGGGTGGACAGGCGGGACAGGGCTCTGCGCACGGTGACGGCGCGCTTGTCCCCGGCGGCGGCGCGAGTCTCCACCGTGGAGGGGTCGAGGGCCACCAGGGAGAACTCCCCGGCGACGAATAGCCCGGTCCCGATGGTCAGCACCACGCCGACCAGGATCATGAGCCAGTCCATCATGGGCGCTCATCCGGGCTGTGGGCGGGGATCCTGGATGGATGGGCCGCGCGAGCCCGCCGGGGGCTCGGGCAAGCGGGCTCATGGACGGTATGGGCGGGGTGGGGGCGGTCCTCCACGCAGGAGGCGCGGTGCGGGCGGGCGCAGCGTCTGCGGGCCCGGCGGAAAGCCGATCGCATAATTCCCGCACGCTACCACCGCCGCGGCTCGCCCGGAGGCCGACAGCCCCGGCGGACCGGTCCCGCCGCCCCGTTCCTGCTGTTGGAGAAGGTGTGCGACAAAGGTCCCGTGTTGACAGGACATTCTTCCCTCCAACCCGTAACATGACCCCGGACACAGCGCGCCGGTGCGAGACGTCCCAGGACCCTCCCGGGCGGCCACCAGCGCCATACACCGACTCAGGGAGATGCGTCGTGCCCACATCGCACAGGCCCGCCTCAGCAACCGGCGCAGGATTCGGCGCCAACGAGTGGATGGTCGAGGAGATGCGGGATGCCTGGTCCGCCGATCCTGCCTCCGTGAGCCCGCAATGGCGCGAGCTCTTCGAGTCCGACCCCACGGCCGGCACTCCCCCGCAGACGAGCCCGGCCCTGGCCGACGGCTCCTCGACCCTGGCGCTGGGCCCGCGCCGGGCCACCATCTCCGCGGGCGCGGCCCGCCCCGGCGACGGCCCGGCAGGAGCCCCGGCGCCGCAGGACGCCACCGTCCAGGACGTCACCCGCTCCGACCTTCCCCCGGCCCCGGCGCCGGACACCGCTCCGCCCACCTCTCCCTACGCCCGTCGTATGGCCGACCAGAGCCTTGGGGGCGCCGAGGACGCCGAGCCCCAGTCCACCTCGGCGCGCATGAAGGGGGCCGCTGCCCGCACCGCCAAGAACATGGACGACTCCCTGTCCATGCCCACCGCCACCTCCGCGCGGGCCCTGCCCGCCAAGGTCCTCATCGAGAACCGCGCCATCATCAATGAGCATCTGGCCCATACCCGTGGGGGCAAGATCTCCTTCACCCATCTCATCGGCTGGGCGGTGGTGGAGTCCCTGGTGCAGATGCCGGGCATGAATGTCTCCTACTCCACCGACGACGACGCCCGCCCGGTGCTCAACACCCCCGCCCACGTGGGCTTCGGTCTGGCCATCGACGTCCCCGGGGCCGACGGCGAGCGTCGGCTGGTGGTGCCCTCCATCAAGAAGGCGGACCTCATGGATCTGGCCGGCTTCGTCGAGGCCTATGAGGCGCTGGTGGCCAAGGGGCGCTCCGGGGCCCTGGAGCTGGCCGACTTCCAGGGCACGACGGTGACCCTGACCAACCCGGGGATGCTGGGCACGCTGCACTCCGTGCCCCGGCTCATGCCCGGCCAGGGGCTGATCGTGGGCGTGGGCTCCATGGACTACCCGGCGGCCTTCGCCGGGGCCAGCGCCGAGACCCTGGCCCGTCAGGGCATCGGCAAGATCCTGACCCTGACCTCCACCTACGACCACCGGGTCATCCAGGGCGCCGCCTCCGGGGAGTTCCTGCGCCTGGTGGAGCGCAAGCTCCTGGGGCTGGACGGGTTCTGGAACCGGGCCTTCACCTCGCTGCGCATCCCGCATGAGCCGGTGCAGTGGGCCCGGGACACCACCTACGACCCCGAGTTGGAGACCGGCAAGCCGGCCCGCGTGGCCGAGCTCATCCACGCCTTCCGCCAGCGCGGCCACCTGGCGGCCGACACCGATCCCCTGACCTACCGGCTGCGCCGCCACCCCGACCTGGACATCACCACCTACGGCCTGAGCCTGTGGGACCTGGACCGCTCCTTCCCCACCGGGGGCCTGGGCGGGAGAGGCCGGGCGACGCTGCGCGAGATCCTGGCGCTGCTGCGCGAGTCCTACTGCGGGACAGTGGGCGTGGAGTACATGCACATCCAGGACCCGGCCCAGCGCACCTGGTGGCAGGAGCGCCTGGAGACCGCCTGGCAGGAGGTCGACCCGGTCGAGCGCCGCCGGATCCTCACCAAGCTGGAGCAGGCCGAGGCCTTCGAGACCTTCCTGCAGACCAAGTTCGTGGGCCAGAAGCGCTTCAGCCTGGAGGGCGGGGAGTCCCTCATCGTCCTGCTGGACCGGCTCCTGGACGCCGTGGCCCATGACGGCCTGGATGAGGCGGTCATCGGTATGGCCCACCGCGGGCGCCTCAACGTGCTGACCAATATCGCGGGCAAGTCCTACAGCCAGGTCTTCGACGAGTTCGACGGCAACGTCGTCATCGAGGGCGCCAGCACCGGGGATGTGAAGTACCACCTGGGCACCGAGGGCGTCTTCTCGGGGACCGACGGCGTGTCCACCCGGGTCTCCCTGGCCGCCAACCCCTCCCACCTGGAGACGGTCAACGGCGTCGTGGAGGGCATCGTGCGCGCCAAGCAGGACCGCATCGGCCTGGGCGAGAAGGGCTACACGGTCCTGCCGGTGCTGGTGCACGGGGATGCCGCCTTCGCGGGCCAGGGCGTGGTCTACGAGACCCTCAACATGAGCCAGCTGCCGGCCTACCGCACCGGCGGGACCGTCCACATCATCGTCAACAACCAGATCGGCTTCACCACGGGGGCCGCGGCCGCGCGCTCAACCACCTACGCCACCGACCTGGCCAAGGGGCTGCAGATCCCGATCTTCCACGTCAACGCCGATGACCCGGACACGGTGGCCCGGGTGGCGCGCCTGGCCTACGAGTACCGGCGCACCTTCCGCAAGGACGTCATCATCGACCTCATCTGCTACCGGCGCCGCGGTCACAACGAGGGCGATGACCCCTCGATGACCCAGCCGGTCATGTACCGCCTCATCGACTCCATGCCCTCCACCCGCGAGGTCTACACCGCCGACCTGGTGGGACGCGGGGACATCACCGCCGAGGAGGCGCGCCGCCTGGCCGAGGAGTACCACGACGAGCTCGAGCGCGTCTTCACCGAGGCCCGCGCCCAGGTCTCCGCGGTCAGCGCCCAGGCCGCCGCGGGGATGGCGGCCGCCGAGGCCCAGGACCTGTCCGACCCCACCAAGGTGGGGGTGCCTCGCTCCTCCCTGGAGATCCCCGCCTCCCAGCAGGCGGGAACCGGGATGATGATCGGCTGGAGCTCGGCGGTGGACCGTGGCGTCCTCGAGCGCATCGGGGACGCCCAGGTGGCCTGGCCGCCGTCCTTCACCGTCCACCCCAAGCTCAGGGCCATGCTGGCCAAGCGCCAGTCCTCCACGCGCGAGGGCGGCATCGACTGGGGATTCGGCGAGCTGCTGGCCCTGGGGAGCCTGCTCATGGAGGGCGTGCCGGTGCGCCTGGCCGGGGAGGACGCCCGCCGCGCCACCTTCTCCCAGCGCCACGCCGTCCTGCATGACCACGACTCGGGGGCGGAGTGGACGCCGCTGAGCTTCCTGACTCCCGACCAGGCCGCCTTCGAGATCTATGACTCGCTGCTCAGCGAGTACGCGGCCCTGGCCTTCGAGTACGGCTACGCCGTCGAGCGGCCCGAGGGCCTGACCATGTGGGAGGCCCAGTTCGGGGACTTCGCCAATGGGGCTCAGTCGGTGATCGACGAGTACGTCACCTCGGCCACCCAGAAGTGGGGGCAGCGCTCGGGCCTGGTCATGCTCCTGCCCCACGGCCAGGAGGGCCAGGGCCCCGACCACTCCTCGGCGCGCATCGAGCGCTACCTGCAGATGTGCGCCCAGGACAACATGCGGGTGGCCCAGCCCTCCACGCCCGCCAACCACTTCCACCTGCTGCGCGAGCAGGCCTACCGGCGCCCGCGCCGCCCGCTGATCGTCTTCACCCCCAAGCAGCTCCTGCGCCTCAAGGCCGCCTCCTCCCCTGTGGAGGCCTTCACCTCCGGGGCCTTCGCCCCGGTCATCGGGGAGGTCGACGCCGCAGTGCGCGACAGCGGGCAGGTGGACCGGGTGCTGCTGTGCTCGGGACGCGTCTACTACGACCTGGCGGCCCACCGCGCTCAGACCGGGGACACCCGAACGGCGATCGTGCGCCTGGAGCAGCTCTACCCGCTCGACGACGAGGCCCTCGGCGCCGCCCTGGCCCCCTTCGCGGGGGCCGAGCTGGTGTGGGTCCAGGATGAGCCGGCCAATCAGGGCATGTGGCCCTACCTGGCCCTCAACCTCTCCTCCGAGCTGACCGGCGGGGTCCTGCCCCAGCTGGTCTCCCGCCCCGAGGCCGCCGCCCCCGCCGTGGGCACGGCCGGCGCCTACCGGGCCCAGCAGGACGAGCTCATCGCCAGGGCCTTCGCCCGCGACTGAGCGCCCGGCCGCGCGGGCCATGGGGCGCCATGAGCCCTGATCCGCCGCACCGGCGGGCTTACGGGCCAGCGGGCCGCCGGCGCGGTAGCGTCTAAGCACCGCACGGAGGAGGAGGCACGCCATGGAGGAGACGAGGCTGAGCTTCATCGGGGACGAGCTGGTGGCCGGATACGGCGACGCCCGCGCCCTGGGCTGGACCGGGCGGGTGATGGCCCGGACCCCGCGCGAGGCCGACATCCTGTGGACCTCGCTGGCCGTCCCCGGGGAGACCACCGCCCAGCTCGCCGACCGCTGGCAGGCCGAGGTCTCGCGCCGCACCACCCACACCAGGGTCAACCGCCTGGTCGTGGCCCTGGGCGTGGCCGATGTGCGCGCGGGCGTGTCCTATGCGCGCTCCCGCCTGGCCCTGGCCAATATCCTGGACACGGCGGCCTCGGATCACCGCGAGTGTTTCGTCGTCGGGCCTCCCCCGCTGGGGGGCGTGGACCCTGATGCCGTCGCCCAGCTGGCCACGGCCGCCTATGAGGTGTGCGCGCGGCGCAAGATCCCCTTCGTCGATGCGTTCGAGCCGCTGCGCAACCATGAGCAGTGGAATGCCGATGTCTCCGCGGCCGGTGGGGCGCATCCCGGCCAGGCCGGCTATGGGCTGCTGGCATGGCTGGTGCTTCACCGCGGCTGGTACGAGTGGCTCGGACTGGAGCGCCCCGCCTGAGCAGGCTGAGCAGAACCGCGCGCCTGGTCGGATCGGAGGACGACGGCGGCCGGCCACCTGGGGTGACCGGCCGCCATCTCTGCTGTGGGCGCGTGCGAACCCGGCTCAGGCGTTGGGACGCTTGCCGTGGTTGGCGCTGGACTTGGCGCGTGCACGACGCTTACGACCGCGCTTGGACATCACTGCCTCCTCGTGTCAGAAACGCCCCACGAGGGGGCTGGAACGACGGCGATTCTCCCACACGCCGCGAGCCCCCGGCCAGCGGCCGGACCGCTGCGCACCGGTGAGGGTGCCCACACCGCGGGGCGGGGCCGCTGCGGCGGGCCCGCCCCGGCCGGCCTCAGTCCCGCTCGATGCGGATGGAGCGCGTGGTCGTCGTCGTGCGAGTGACCGTGCCATCCGCGGAGGAGGTCACGCTGGAGGAGGTCACGCTCACCTGGGAGGTCACCCGCATCATCGACAGTCGCCCCAGCACCCGCGCGCGCAGCTCGGGGGGGGCCTGCTCGGCGCAGCGCGAGCGAAGGATCTGGCGCAGGTGGGTCTCGGCGTCGGCGAGGCGGGAGCAGTGGTCGCAACTGGCCACGTGCTGGGCCAGGCGCTCGGTCAGGTCGGCGGAGCACTCGTGGTCGAGGAAGGCCTCCAGATGGGCCCGGGCCTCACTGCAGGAGCACTCGGAGTCGGGGGTGGCGCTCATCACTCCTCCTCCGCGCCCAGGTATCCCAGTGAGCGGGCGTGGTCGGCCAGCAGCTCGCGCAGCTGACGGCGCCCGCGGTGCAGGCGGGACATGACGGTGCCGATGGGCGTGTCCATGATCTCGGCGATCTCCTTGTAGGCGAAGCCCTCGACGTCGGCCAGGTAGACCGCCAGGCGCCGGTCCTCACTCAGCTCGCCGAAGGCCGCCTTGATCTCCTCGTCGGGCAGCTGGTCCAGGGCCAGGGCCTCGGCGCTGGGCAGGCCCACGGAGTCGTGGGAGGCGGCCCGGTGGAGCTGCCAGTCCTCGACGGCGTCGGCGTCGGACTGCTGGGGCTCGCGCTGCTTCTTGCGGTAGGAGTTGATGAAGGTGTTGGTCAGGATCCGGTAGAGCCAGGCCTTGAGGTTGGTGCCGGGCCGGTACTGGTGGAAGGAGGCGAAGGCCTTGGCGTAGACGTCCTGGACCAGGTCCTCGGCGTCGGCCCGGTTGCGGGTCATGCGCAGGGCGGCACCGTAGAGCTGGTCCAGGTAGGGCAGGGCCTCGGCCTCGAAGCGGGCGCTGCGGGCGGCCTCGTCCTCGTCGACGGGCGCCCGGTCCAGGGTGCCGGTGCCGTCGGGGTCGATCGCCTCATCGAGGGCCAGTGCGTCGGTGGGGTCGTCGGTGTCCGTCATCAGCCATGAGCCTAGCCCGCCGGCGCGCCCGCGGTGGGCAGCCCCACCGGCCCGTCCTGCTGACGGGCGGGCGGCACGGGCGCCATGGCGCGCGCCGGCGTGGCCTGCATGGCCTGCATGGCCAGCGCCGTGCGCGGATCGCGCCCCGCGGGGCAGGCGCGTCATCGTGGATGCTGTCACGCCCGGGTCAACGTCCCCGCCCCGCCCTTTCATTCCCCGGCCCTCCCCTGGGCGCACCAACAGCGACTGGCCTGCGCGAAAGCCTGGCCCAGGAGGGCCGATTGCGCCAGGATGGGGGCATGGATCTTCTGCGCGCTGCGACCCGACCGATGCTCGCCGCCCCCTTCATCGTCGATGGGATCGATGCGATGGTGCGTCCGGGCCGTCATGTGGACAAGTTCAAGCGGGTCACCCCCACCCTGGAGCGGGTCGGCCTGCCCCCGATCCTGACCTCGGATGCCCGCATGCTCACCCGGGCCACAGGGGCGGTCAGCGTGGTGGCGGGCCTGGGCCTGGCCACAGGGCGCGCGCCGCGCTCCAGCGCCGCCGTGCTGGCGGCCCTCAACCTGCCGCTGACGATCGTGGGCAATCCGGGCTGGACCCTCAAGGGGGCCGCCAGGCGCGAGGCGCTGTCTGGCCTGCTGCGGGGCGCGGCCCTGGGCGCGGGCCTGGTCATGGCCGGTGTCGACCGGCAGGGCCGCCCCTCCCTGGCCTGGCAGGTGCGCAACGCCCGCCAGCAGCGCGAGGCCATTGAGGCGGCGCATCTGGCCGTGCGCCGCCGCTACGGCGTCGCCCCGGCCTGAGGCAGGGCATGCGCCGGGCGTGACCCGCGTGGGCGCGTCCGGCCGTGTTGTGCGTTGTGCGCGCGTCATGACTGCCCGCTAGGCTCGGCCGCGTCTGTATCGCCAGCAATCACCAGCAACGCACCGAACGCACCGAGGGAGCACGCATGACAGTCGAGTCGGAGATCGTCTACACCTGGACCGATGAGGCGCCCATGCTGGCGACCCATTCGCTGCTTCCGATCATCCAGGGCTTCGCGCGTCGCGCGGATGTGCGCGTGGGCACCGCGGACATCTCCCTGTCCGGCCGCATCCTGGCGGCCTTCGGCCTGGCCGAGGACGACCTGGCCCGCCTGGGGGCACTGACCCACTCCCCCACCGCGACCATCGTCAAGCTCCCCAACATCTCCGCCTCCCTGCCCCAGCTCAAGGAGGCCATCGCCGAGCTCCAGGCCCAGGGCCATGACATCCCCGACTACCCCGATGAGCCGGCCTCGTCCGCCGAGCGCGAGGCGCGCGCCGCCTACGACGCCGTCAAGGGCAGTGCCGTCAACCCGGTGCTGCGCGAGGGCAACTCCGATCGCCGGGCCCCGGGGGCGGTCAAGGCCTATGCCCGCTCCCACCCGCATTCGATGGGGGCGTGGTCGGCCGGCTCGCGCACGCGCGTGGCCACGATGGAGGCCGGGGACTTCCGCCACAACGAGCGCAGCGTCGTCATCCCCGAGGCCGGGACGGTGACGATCCGCCTGCGCCCCCGGGACGGTGAGCCGGTGGTGCTGCGCGAGGCCCTGGCGGTCACCGCCGGTGAGGTCCTGGACGCCTCCGTCATGAGCGCCGCCGCCCTGGACGCCTTCCTGGCTCAGCAGGTCGCCGCGGCCAAGGCCGAGGGCGTGCTGCTGTCGGTGCACCTCAAGGCCACCATGATGAAGGTCTCAGACCCCCTGATCTTCGGCCACGCCCTGCGCGCCCTGCTGCCAGGGGTCTTCGCCGAGCACGGCCAGGCGCTGGCCGCGGCGGGCCTGCGGGCCGAGGACGGCCTGGCAGCGATCCTGGCCGGTCTGGAGGAGGTCGAGGGCGGGGAGGCGATCGCCGCAGCGATCCGGTCCGAGCTGGAGTCGGGCCCGAGCCTGGCCATGGTGGACTCCGACCGCGGGATCACCAACCTGCACGTGCCCAGCGATGTCATCGTGGACGCCTCGATGCCCGCGATGATCCGCGCCGGGGGGAAGATGTGGGGTCCTGATGGCGCGACGGCGGACACGCTGGCCATCATCCCGGACTCCTCCTATGCGGGGGTGTATCAGGCGACGATCGATGACTGCAAGGCTCACGGCGCCCTGGACCCGACCACGATGGGCACGGTCCCCAATGTGGGGCTCATGGCCCGCAAGGCCGAGGAGTACGGCAGCCACGACAAGACCTTCCTCATCCCCCAGGCTGGCACTGTTGAGGTCGTGGTGGTCGATGGGACGGGCTCCCAGCCGGGCGACGTGCTGCTGTCCCATGAGGTGGAGGCCGGGGATATCTGGCGGGCCTGCGCCACTCAGGATGAGTCGATCCGCGACTGGGTGCGCCTGGCGGTGGCCCGGGCGCGGGCGACGGGGGCGCCGGCCGTCTTCTGGCTGGACCCCTCGCGCGGGCATGATGCGGTGCTCATCGGCCTGGTTGAGCGCTATCTGGCCCAGGAGAACACTGAGGGCCTGGATATCCGCGTCCTGGACCCGGTGGAGGCTGCGCGCCTGTCCCTGGAGCGGGCTCGGGCCGGCCAGGACACCATCAGCGTGACCGGCAATGTGCTGCGCGACTACCTGACGGACCTGTTCCCGATCCTGGAGCTGGGCACGAGCGCCAAGATGCTCTCGGTGGTGCCGCTGATGAACGGCGGTGGTCTCTATGAGACGGGTGCGGGCGGCTCTGCCCCCAAGCATGTGCGCCAGCTGCTGGAGGAGAACTATCTGCGCTGGGACTCCCTGGGGGAGTTCCTGGCCCTGGCGGAGGCTTTGCGGCATGCGGGCCAGGCCTGCGGCAAGCCGCGGGCGCTGGTTCTGGCCGATGCCCTTGATGCGGCGACGACGACGCTACTGGAGGAGGACCGCTCCCCCGCGCGGCGCCTGGGCGGGCTGGACAACCGTGGCTCTCATGCCTGGCTCGCCCTGTACTGGGCCCGGGAGCTGGCGGCCCAGGGGGCTGACGCCGAGATGGCACGGGTCTTCGCGCCTGTGGCCGAGCAGCTGGAGGCCGCCAACGAGGCGATCCAGGCAGAGCTCCTGGCGGTTCAGGGCTCACCTGCGGATATCGGGGGGTACTACCGCCCTGATGCCGCTATGGCCGCGGCCGTCATGCGGCCTTCGGCGAGCCTGAACGCCGTTGTGGAGGCGCTGTGATCAACGCGCGGTAAGGCGCCGAGTCCGGAGGGAGCCCTGCTGCCCGCGCGGGCCAAGGCCGAGACCTCCACACTGGCCCCCATAATCGAGGACTTCCGTATGGAGTGCTGGGTGTTTTTCGGACTGTGTGTGTTGTGTTGGTCAGGCTGCTTTCTTGTGGTCCAGGAGCTCTTGTTCCACTTCGTTAGGGGTGCGATATCCCAGAGAGGAATGCAGTCGGGTGTGATTGTAGACCAGCTCGATCCATGAGGCAATATCATTCATGGCCTTGTCCCGTGTGGGATACACCATCCGGTGAACCCTCTCGTTCTTGAGTGTGGCATTGAAGGACTCCGCCCACGCATTGTCCCAGCACACCCCGGTCCTGCCCACCGACAGGCGAATACCATGGGCGCCCAGGTGCTCAGCGAATTTCTCGGAGGTGTACTGCGACCCCCGGTCGGAGTGGAAGATCGTTGTCCCTCTGACCGGCGGGCAATTGCGCACCGCCATATCAATAGCCTCACACGCCAGACTGGTGCGCATGCGGTTCAGCCATGGCGTAGCCCACGACTTTCTTCGTGGCGCAGTCCAGAACAGTGGCCAAATAGACGAATCCCACCCAGGTGCGGACAGTGGGTGATGTCCCCGACCCACTTGGTCCCTGGCGCAGTGGCGGTGAAGTCCCGCTCCACCAGATCCGGGCGCCCCTCCAGGTCGGCCGCCGGGATGGTGGTGCGCGCCCTTCGGCGAGGTTGCGCGGCCACCAGACCGGCCTGGCGCATGAGGCAGCGCACAGTGTCATGGTGCACCACCACGCCCCGGCGCCCCAGACGGGCGGTAATACGCCGGTACCCGTAGGTGCCGTCCGAGGCCTCGAACTCGGCCTCAATCAGTGCGACTAATTCCTGCCGCCTGATATCCCTGCGGGACTGTGGTCTATCCCGCCAGGAGTAGTATCCCGATCGGGACACTCTCGACCAGCGGCACATCGAGGCGATCGGGTAGTTGCCTTCTTCGCGGTTGATGAGCTCGTAGCGCTGGCTCACTGGTCGTTCTTCGCGAAGAAGGCGGCCGGTCGGGTAGCCCGGGGGAATCTCACCCCCGGGCTCCCACGGAACCGTGCGTAACAGTCTCCCGTTACACGGCTCTTGTCATTTTCTGGTCACCAAAAGGAGTGAACCCAGACCCAGTGCGCCATGAGGTAAGGAAACTGTTTGGTGACCCTCCTCCAGGCCGCCTTGGCCTTCTTGAAAGTCCGCAACCGTTTGTACTTCTTGCGCAGCCAGCGCACCAAGTAGGCGTTGATGCGCTTGAGGAGTGGATACATCGCGGTGCGATAGAACGCGCCGTAGTACTGCATCCACCCACGCACGATCGGGTTGATCCTGCGTGCCAGGTCGGCCAGAGTGTGACCGGTGCGCAGGTGCAACCTCCAAGACCGCACCTGAGCACCCAGCCGCTTGCAGGCGCTAGGGCTGATCGCGGGCAGGAACGAGGTGAACATTCTGCCCTGCCGATCGACCGCACTTCGGGCTCGGAAGGTGTAGCCCAGAAAATCGAACGACGTCACGGGATGCTTCTCCCGCCGTTTCGTCGTTGGGCAGTACACGTTCCGGGTCTTGTCCGGGTGCAGCCGCAGCCCGACCTGCGCCAACCTGTCGGCCAGCGCCTGGCGCACCTGATGGGCCTGACGCTGGGTGAGGCAGTGCACCACCGCGTCATCGACATACCGCTCGAACGGCACGGATGGAAAGCTGCGCTCCATCCAGGCATCGAACGCGTAGTGCAAAAACAGGTTCGCCAGAACCGGACTGACCGCCGAGCCCTGCGGGGTACCCCGCCGGCGCGCAGCAAGGGTGCCGTCGGCCAACTGCAACGGTGCGGTCAACCACCGCGCCACATACAGCCTCACCCACGGCTCGCACGCGTGCTTGGCCACAGCCTTGAGCATCAACTCGTGGTCGACCTCGTCGAAGAACTTCGCGATGTCCACCTCCACCACCCAGGCTCGCTGCCAGCAGCGCTTCCGGCACTGCGCCACAGCATCCAGAGCCGATCGTCCCGGACGGTAGCCGTAGGAGTCCGGATGAAAGATCTGCTCGACCCTTGCCTCCAGCCTCCTGGCAACCACCGTCTGGGCAACCCTGTCCGCTACCGTGGGGACTGCCAGCACTCGCACACCACCGTTGGGCTTGGGTATCTCCACAGCCCGTACCGGCGGCGGGAAATAACTCCCCGAGGACATCCGGTTCCAGATCTTGTACAGATTGTCCCGCAGATCCTTCTCGAAATCCTCCACCGAGCAGTTATCCACCCCCGGTGCGCCCCTGTTCGCCTTCACTCTCAGATACGCTTCCCACACCTCCTGTTTCGGAATGTCAAACGGTTTCCTTGATGGCGACTGCAGTC
This genomic interval carries:
- a CDS encoding IS3 family transposase; translated protein: MSQRYELINREEGNYPIASMCRWSRVSRSGYYSWRDRPQSRRDIRRQELVALIEAEFEASDGTYGYRRITARLGRRGVVVHHDTVRCLMRQAGLVAAQPRRRARTTIPAADLEGRPDLVERDFTATAPGTKWVGDITHCPHLGGIRLFGHCSGLRHEESRGLRHG
- the ltrA gene encoding group II intron reverse transcriptase/maturase gives rise to the protein MSGLQSPSRKPFDIPKQEVWEAYLRVKANRGAPGVDNCSVEDFEKDLRDNLYKIWNRMSSGSYFPPPVRAVEIPKPNGGVRVLAVPTVADRVAQTVVARRLEARVEQIFHPDSYGYRPGRSALDAVAQCRKRCWQRAWVVEVDIAKFFDEVDHELMLKAVAKHACEPWVRLYVARWLTAPLQLADGTLAARRRGTPQGSAVSPVLANLFLHYAFDAWMERSFPSVPFERYVDDAVVHCLTQRQAHQVRQALADRLAQVGLRLHPDKTRNVYCPTTKRREKHPVTSFDFLGYTFRARSAVDRQGRMFTSFLPAISPSACKRLGAQVRSWRLHLRTGHTLADLARRINPIVRGWMQYYGAFYRTAMYPLLKRINAYLVRWLRKKYKRLRTFKKAKAAWRRVTKQFPYLMAHWVWVHSFW